From the genome of Devriesea agamarum, one region includes:
- a CDS encoding nitroreductase family protein → MAVLPSQINSLLTGLWGSRGYHCGADGRPTRIRQRPIPSAGGTYAVQTHLAIGYPGAYGLEPGRYVLDHERDLLLRRRDSSRPLPTGAWLIFSVQPGRSFGRYQHRSWPLWIADTAYALVATQFLLNQPLPPLLGPSDQLRELSAVARGSDTSWWVQRGLAPEIPLAAVRLPGKLRVCRDRSTALALRRSPSHASFASNLEGARNNHARELAVRSGQSWVAGADRVEAWSVRLNSPSQSIFQMLWTAHQRAARLTYDSALSGIWRCRPISGFPATSTSWIVHALAMLRVRDTETLS, encoded by the coding sequence ATGGCCGTCCTCCCATCGCAGATCAACTCCCTGCTCACCGGCCTGTGGGGCAGCCGCGGCTACCATTGCGGCGCTGATGGCCGACCCACACGGATTCGTCAACGCCCGATCCCCTCAGCTGGCGGAACCTACGCGGTGCAGACGCATCTTGCGATCGGATATCCCGGTGCATACGGCCTTGAACCTGGCCGATACGTCCTCGACCATGAACGTGATCTCCTCCTGCGCAGACGCGATAGTTCAAGACCTCTGCCGACCGGGGCATGGCTCATCTTTTCTGTTCAACCAGGACGCAGCTTTGGCCGATACCAGCATCGTTCTTGGCCTCTATGGATCGCCGATACCGCATATGCACTGGTTGCTACCCAATTCCTGCTCAACCAGCCCCTGCCGCCTCTCCTCGGACCCTCCGATCAGCTGCGCGAACTCTCCGCTGTAGCCCGTGGTTCCGATACCTCATGGTGGGTACAGCGCGGACTGGCACCGGAAATACCATTAGCTGCTGTGCGGTTACCGGGCAAGCTGCGAGTATGCCGCGACCGCAGCACTGCCCTAGCGCTTCGGCGTTCGCCGTCTCACGCGTCTTTTGCCTCCAACCTCGAGGGGGCGCGGAACAACCACGCCCGAGAACTAGCCGTGCGATCAGGGCAATCCTGGGTTGCCGGCGCAGACAGGGTCGAAGCCTGGAGCGTCCGTCTCAATTCGCCATCCCAATCCATTTTTCAGATGCTGTGGACCGCCCATCAAAGAGCTGCCCGCCTGACCTATGACAGCGCGCTCTCCGGTATTTGGCGGTGCCGACCAATCTCCGGTTTTCCCGCTACCTCAACATCGTGGATCGTCCATGCCCTTGCCATGCTCCGAGTAAGAGATACGGAGACCCTGTCATGA
- a CDS encoding ABC transporter ATP-binding protein/permease codes for MMIVRELWREAMRFPAALSASVFFLLLVFGTYIAQAIGTAWAMSAVIGRHTDQIWAALLLIAGVALLRLVLSVAQTASANRLGGQVRQTLRVRSLTRTLRAQRLHDTAARDGSLSATLGDGIDGTDAYVSKYIPVITQVFIACPVIVVVLFILQPWAGAAVCLGVILSLLGPLIWKRLMSRRGMDHWDSYEALSADLLESLRGMATLRILGDVPGTRQRLHFRSEGLRRATERVMRVSLAETGITDFAVQAGVVAAAGAAIFHAVTGQAPAMEVYLILLLSSEAFRPIRELSRHWHAGFLGLTAIPGLRQLGAFSSSNAADGLSHPDSGHALETGHVPNTGHAPRPRDVPGPGDATGTGAEPGPHEGPDTGDGPRTGDGPGTGKVLRLTDLWFQYPDATEPVLHGINFTARRGGLSAVVGPSGAGKSTLFDLLLGFLAPDSGTITLDGHSLRRPDIAVVSQRPVLFADTIRANLCLGTARSDVDLAAACRAAGIWHDIEALPDGLDTEVTEAGSSLSGGQRQRLALARALLADRPVLLVDEPTSALDPARAHDIISTLHQVAAERIVIMITHRPESLVGISQILSLNAQHLSREPR; via the coding sequence ATGATGATCGTGCGTGAGCTGTGGCGGGAGGCCATGCGATTTCCCGCAGCTCTTTCCGCCAGCGTCTTTTTTCTCCTGCTGGTATTCGGCACCTATATAGCGCAAGCCATCGGTACCGCGTGGGCCATGTCGGCGGTTATTGGCCGTCACACAGATCAGATCTGGGCCGCGTTATTGCTGATCGCGGGCGTGGCTCTGCTCCGATTAGTGCTATCGGTAGCACAGACAGCCTCGGCAAACCGCCTGGGTGGGCAGGTGAGACAAACCCTCCGGGTTCGTTCTCTCACCCGTACTTTGCGGGCACAGCGCCTTCACGATACGGCAGCTCGCGACGGCAGCCTCAGCGCGACGCTCGGAGACGGAATCGACGGCACCGACGCGTACGTTTCAAAATACATTCCCGTCATTACGCAGGTGTTCATTGCCTGCCCGGTGATTGTGGTTGTGCTGTTTATCTTGCAGCCGTGGGCTGGAGCCGCGGTCTGTCTTGGCGTGATCCTCTCCCTGCTTGGACCCCTGATATGGAAGCGGCTCATGTCGCGCCGGGGAATGGACCACTGGGACAGTTACGAAGCCCTCAGCGCCGACCTCTTGGAGTCGCTGCGCGGGATGGCGACGTTGCGCATCCTCGGCGATGTTCCTGGAACGCGACAGCGTTTACATTTTCGGTCAGAGGGGCTGCGGCGCGCCACAGAACGAGTGATGCGAGTGTCGCTGGCCGAGACCGGGATCACCGATTTCGCGGTGCAGGCAGGGGTTGTGGCGGCAGCCGGGGCAGCAATTTTTCATGCTGTCACTGGTCAGGCACCCGCTATGGAGGTGTATCTCATTTTGCTGCTGTCGTCTGAGGCATTCCGACCGATTCGGGAGTTGTCTCGGCACTGGCATGCCGGTTTTCTGGGGCTCACAGCGATTCCCGGTCTCCGACAACTCGGGGCTTTTTCTTCATCAAACGCCGCTGATGGGCTAAGTCACCCCGACTCAGGGCATGCCCTCGAGACAGGGCACGTTCCCAACACAGGTCATGCGCCCCGCCCACGTGATGTGCCCGGGCCAGGTGATGCAACCGGCACAGGTGCTGAGCCAGGGCCACATGAGGGGCCCGACACAGGCGACGGGCCCAGGACAGGCGATGGGCCCGGGACAGGCAAGGTATTACGCCTTACTGACCTGTGGTTCCAATATCCCGATGCTACGGAACCCGTTCTTCACGGCATAAATTTCACCGCGCGCAGAGGTGGACTCAGCGCGGTGGTAGGCCCATCCGGAGCCGGTAAATCCACTCTCTTTGATCTACTCCTCGGCTTCCTGGCCCCAGACTCTGGCACCATCACATTGGATGGGCACAGTCTTCGCCGGCCTGATATCGCCGTGGTTTCCCAGCGACCGGTGCTTTTCGCCGACACCATCCGAGCCAACCTGTGCTTGGGCACCGCTCGGTCTGACGTAGACCTCGCCGCTGCCTGTCGCGCAGCTGGTATCTGGCACGATATCGAGGCTCTGCCCGACGGGTTGGATACCGAAGTCACCGAAGCTGGTAGCAGCCTTTCTGGTGGGCAACGGCAGCGCCTCGCGCTAGCCCGGGCTTTGCTCGCGGACCGGCCCGTGCTCCTGGTTGATGAACCAACTAGCGCCCTAGATCCCGCTCGCGCGCACGACATTATTTCGACTTTGCATCAGGTTGCTGCCGAACGCATTGTCATCATGATTACTCACCGTCCAGAAAGCCTCGTCGGAATCTCACAGATCCTTTCCCTCAACGCCCAGCATCTCTCCCGGGAGCCGCGATGA